One genomic region from Vannielia litorea encodes:
- a CDS encoding PAAR domain-containing protein: MSQPAARITDTHVCSMCPVPPGLPIIPPCAITVLTGNLPQARLGDLCACIGPPPAAIDAIVFGSPTVLVMNQPAARMGDPTAKGGVITKGQPNVLIGLAGAGGAGGGAGAMPGMNPRPVCVTLAAELAENQTAQDMAAMSAAAYLDGEGGDLPANTRRATQADLEALGLHDGTNDLTAMPDSDFNADVFVHTNPVTGEESYTVAFEGTTPTSTGDWGANLGQGAGMQTEYYRRANEIGRTASAAQPGKVRYTGHSLGGGMASAAATASGDPAYTFNAAGLHENTMEGGDPNAPVEAYYLRTDPLNAAQDHSWSPMPQAFGNRREMEPTEIWSASDRVPREMANPDNYVPDFVEQPALDAKRAAQEKANQQLRFHSIEEMQRSLEAQEQQIRQDQQDNGCT; encoded by the coding sequence ATGTCTCAACCAGCCGCCCGGATCACGGATACGCATGTCTGCTCGATGTGCCCTGTGCCGCCCGGCCTTCCGATCATCCCGCCCTGCGCGATTACGGTTCTGACCGGCAACCTGCCGCAAGCCCGCTTGGGCGACCTTTGTGCCTGCATCGGCCCGCCGCCCGCTGCGATAGATGCCATCGTGTTCGGCTCGCCGACGGTGCTGGTGATGAACCAGCCTGCCGCGCGCATGGGCGACCCGACCGCCAAGGGCGGCGTCATCACCAAGGGCCAACCCAACGTGCTCATCGGTCTTGCCGGGGCAGGTGGCGCTGGTGGCGGCGCAGGGGCGATGCCGGGGATGAACCCGAGGCCGGTGTGCGTGACGCTCGCTGCCGAGTTGGCCGAGAACCAGACCGCGCAGGATATGGCGGCGATGTCGGCGGCGGCATACCTCGACGGTGAGGGCGGCGACCTGCCCGCCAACACCCGCCGCGCCACGCAGGCCGATCTGGAGGCGCTTGGCCTGCATGATGGCACCAATGACCTCACCGCGATGCCGGACAGCGACTTCAACGCCGATGTCTTCGTGCACACCAACCCGGTGACGGGCGAAGAGAGCTACACCGTGGCCTTTGAGGGCACCACGCCGACCTCGACCGGGGATTGGGGCGCCAACCTTGGCCAGGGCGCGGGCATGCAGACCGAGTACTACCGCCGCGCCAACGAGATCGGGCGCACCGCGAGCGCGGCCCAACCGGGCAAGGTGCGCTACACCGGCCACTCGCTGGGCGGGGGCATGGCCAGCGCGGCAGCGACGGCCTCGGGCGATCCGGCCTATACGTTCAACGCGGCCGGCCTGCATGAGAATACCATGGAAGGCGGCGACCCGAATGCACCCGTGGAGGCCTACTACCTTCGCACCGATCCGCTCAATGCCGCGCAGGACCATAGCTGGAGCCCGATGCCACAGGCCTTCGGCAACCGCCGCGAGATGGAGCCGACCGAGATCTGGTCCGCCAGTGACAGGGTGCCGCGCGAGATGGCGAACCCGGACAACTACGTGCCGGACTTCGTGGAGCAGCCTGCTCTGGATGCCAAGCGGGCGGCGCAGGAAAAGGCCAACCAGCAGCTGCGCTTTCACTCCATCGAGGAGATGCAGCGCTCGCTTGAGGCACAGGAACAGCAGATCCGTCAGGATCAGCAGGACAATGGCTGCACATGA
- the mltG gene encoding endolytic transglycosylase MltG encodes MWRALASNGLTVIIVLMISLAVGVTWAQKQYTGEGPLAEAICLQVRSGSNMGVVSDELVERGAVSNGMIFRMGAEYTDRTQLLKAGSFLVPPGASMQEIVDSITTAGRSTCGTEVNYRIGVLRAELVMRELDPATQEYVEVAKYDPAAEEAPAEYVEGTGGSDVRFRVTLAEGVTSWQVVESLKASGFLEGEVEVPAEGSLAPDSYEVREGSEVATLIERMQSAQQSILAEAWAERAEGLPYDSPEEALVMASIVEKETGVAEERGQVASVFVNRLEVGMKLQTDPTVIYGVTQGRGSLGRGLRQSELRARTDYNTYVIDGLPPTPIANPGRLSIEAALNPETTPYLFFVADGTGGHAFAETLEEHNENVARWREIEAERAASEPEGNN; translated from the coding sequence ATGTGGCGTGCATTGGCCTCCAACGGCCTTACGGTGATCATCGTCCTGATGATCTCTCTCGCCGTGGGCGTGACGTGGGCGCAGAAGCAATACACCGGTGAAGGGCCGCTGGCCGAGGCGATCTGCCTTCAAGTGCGGTCTGGCTCAAACATGGGCGTGGTCAGCGACGAGCTGGTTGAGCGCGGCGCTGTCAGCAATGGCATGATCTTCCGGATGGGTGCGGAATACACCGACCGGACGCAGTTGCTGAAAGCAGGCTCCTTTTTGGTGCCGCCCGGTGCCTCGATGCAGGAGATTGTCGACAGCATCACCACGGCGGGCCGCAGCACCTGTGGCACCGAGGTGAACTACCGGATCGGCGTGCTCCGTGCCGAACTGGTGATGCGCGAGCTGGACCCGGCCACGCAGGAATATGTGGAGGTCGCCAAATACGACCCCGCCGCAGAGGAGGCCCCGGCAGAATATGTAGAGGGCACCGGCGGTTCGGATGTGCGCTTTCGGGTGACGCTGGCCGAGGGCGTGACCAGCTGGCAGGTGGTCGAGAGCCTGAAGGCTTCGGGCTTCCTCGAAGGCGAGGTGGAGGTGCCCGCGGAGGGCAGCCTTGCGCCCGATAGTTACGAGGTGCGCGAGGGGTCAGAGGTGGCCACGCTGATCGAGCGGATGCAGTCGGCGCAGCAGTCGATCCTTGCCGAGGCTTGGGCCGAGCGCGCAGAGGGTCTGCCCTATGACAGCCCCGAGGAGGCGCTGGTCATGGCCTCTATCGTGGAGAAGGAAACCGGCGTGGCCGAGGAGCGCGGACAGGTGGCCAGCGTTTTCGTCAACCGGCTTGAGGTGGGCATGAAGCTGCAAACCGACCCGACGGTGATTTATGGCGTGACGCAGGGCCGGGGCTCACTTGGCCGCGGGCTGCGGCAGAGCGAGCTGCGGGCGCGGACCGATTACAACACCTATGTGATCGACGGCCTTCCGCCGACGCCGATTGCCAACCCCGGGCGCCTCAGCATCGAGGCGGCGCTGAACCCCGAGACCACGCCTTACCTGTTCTTCGTGGCCGATGGCACCGGTGGCCATGCCTTTGCCGAGACGCTGGAAGAGCATAACGAGAACGTGGCGCGCTGGCGCGAGATCGAGGCCGAGCGGGCCGCGAGCGAGCCGGAAGGCAACAACTGA
- the fabF gene encoding beta-ketoacyl-ACP synthase II yields MADSTRRVVITGLGMVTPLACGVEETWSRILAGKSGAGTITRFDASHLATTYACEIPMGDGSDGTFNADDWMEPKDRRKVDDFILYGVAAAMQAVEDAGWTPEGEEDRLRTGVMIGSGIGGLNSIADTAVLLKERGPRRVSPFFIPGALINLVSGQVSIKYGFKGPNHAVVTACSTGAHAIGDAARLIQWGDADVMVAGGTESPISEIGIAGFNACKALSTKRGDAPETASRPYDEDRDGFVMGEGAGVVVLEEYEHAKARGAKIYAEVIGYGLSGDAYHITAPSEDGEGGYRAMEAAIKRAGISPEDIDYINAHGTSTMADTIELGAVERMMGDAAASKATMSSTKSAIGHLLGAAGSVEAIFATLAIRDQVAPPTINLDNPAVQPKLNLAANAKHEREIDVALSNSFGFGGTNACLILRKVSD; encoded by the coding sequence ATGGCAGACAGCACGCGGCGTGTCGTGATTACCGGGCTGGGGATGGTTACGCCTCTGGCCTGCGGCGTGGAAGAGACCTGGAGCCGGATTTTGGCGGGCAAGTCGGGGGCGGGGACGATCACCCGCTTCGACGCGAGCCATCTGGCCACCACCTATGCCTGCGAGATCCCGATGGGGGACGGCTCGGACGGCACCTTCAATGCTGATGACTGGATGGAGCCGAAGGACCGCCGGAAGGTGGATGACTTCATTCTCTACGGTGTGGCCGCCGCGATGCAGGCGGTGGAAGATGCGGGCTGGACGCCCGAGGGTGAGGAAGACCGGCTGCGGACCGGTGTGATGATCGGCTCCGGTATCGGCGGGCTGAACTCCATCGCCGATACCGCCGTGCTCCTGAAGGAGCGGGGCCCACGCCGGGTCAGCCCGTTCTTCATCCCCGGTGCACTGATCAACCTCGTCAGCGGGCAGGTGAGCATCAAATACGGCTTCAAAGGGCCGAACCATGCGGTGGTGACCGCCTGTTCGACGGGCGCCCATGCGATTGGGGACGCCGCGCGGCTGATCCAGTGGGGCGATGCCGATGTGATGGTGGCGGGCGGCACGGAATCGCCGATCAGCGAGATCGGGATTGCCGGGTTCAACGCCTGCAAGGCGCTCTCCACCAAGCGGGGCGATGCGCCCGAAACCGCCAGCCGCCCCTATGACGAAGACCGCGACGGCTTCGTGATGGGCGAGGGCGCGGGTGTTGTGGTGCTGGAGGAGTACGAGCACGCCAAGGCGCGGGGCGCGAAGATTTATGCCGAGGTGATCGGCTACGGCCTCTCGGGCGATGCCTATCACATCACCGCGCCGAGCGAGGATGGCGAGGGCGGCTACCGCGCGATGGAAGCGGCAATCAAGCGGGCCGGGATCAGCCCCGAGGATATCGACTACATCAACGCGCATGGCACCTCGACGATGGCCGACACCATCGAACTTGGCGCTGTGGAGCGGATGATGGGAGATGCGGCGGCGAGCAAAGCCACCATGTCTTCAACCAAATCCGCCATTGGCCACCTGCTGGGCGCGGCCGGCTCGGTTGAGGCGATCTTTGCGACGCTGGCGATCCGCGATCAGGTGGCGCCGCCGACGATCAACCTCGACAACCCGGCGGTGCAGCCCAAGCTGAACCTCGCGGCCAATGCCAAGCATGAGCGCGAGATCGATGTGGCGCTCTCCAACAGCTTTGGATTCGGCGGCACGAACGCCTGCCTGATCCTGCGGAAAGTCTCTGACTGA
- a CDS encoding acyl carrier protein yields MSDIADRVKKIVVEHLSVEEAKVTENASFIDDLGADSLDTVELVMAFEEEFGIEIPDDAAETIQTFGDAVKFISEAA; encoded by the coding sequence ATGAGCGATATCGCTGATCGGGTCAAAAAGATCGTTGTCGAGCACCTGAGCGTTGAAGAAGCCAAGGTGACCGAGAACGCCTCGTTCATCGACGACCTGGGCGCGGACAGCCTCGACACCGTCGAGCTGGTCATGGCCTTTGAAGAAGAGTTCGGCATCGAGATCCCCGATGACGCCGCCGAGACCATCCAGACCTTCGGCGATGCGGTGAAGTTCATCTCTGAAGCCGCCTGA
- the fabG gene encoding 3-oxoacyl-[acyl-carrier-protein] reductase, producing MFDLTGKCALVTGASGGIGGEIAKALHTAGATVGLSGTREEPLKALAAELGERAHVLPCNLGDADAVNALPKQAIEAMGGLDILVNNAGVTRDNIFMRMSEEEWAQVIEVNLTAAFRLCKGVLRGMMKNRWGRIINVSSVVGATGNPGQGNYAASKAGLVGMSKSLAYEVASRNITVNCIAPGFITTAMTDKLNDEQKGAIMGQIPAGRMGDAAEIAAAALYLASNEAGYTTGTTLHVNGGMAMI from the coding sequence ATGTTTGATCTGACAGGGAAATGCGCCCTTGTAACGGGCGCATCGGGCGGTATTGGCGGCGAGATCGCCAAGGCGCTCCATACGGCGGGCGCGACGGTGGGCCTGAGCGGCACCCGCGAGGAGCCGCTGAAGGCGCTGGCCGCCGAGCTGGGTGAGCGGGCGCATGTGCTGCCGTGCAACCTCGGCGATGCGGATGCGGTGAACGCGCTGCCCAAGCAGGCGATCGAGGCGATGGGCGGGCTGGATATTCTGGTCAACAACGCTGGTGTGACCCGTGACAACATCTTCATGCGGATGAGCGAGGAAGAGTGGGCGCAAGTGATCGAGGTCAACCTCACCGCCGCCTTCCGCCTGTGCAAAGGCGTGCTGCGGGGCATGATGAAGAACCGCTGGGGCCGGATCATCAACGTGTCTTCGGTCGTGGGCGCCACCGGCAACCCGGGGCAGGGCAACTATGCCGCCTCCAAGGCCGGGCTTGTCGGCATGAGCAAGAGCCTTGCCTATGAGGTGGCCAGCCGGAACATCACGGTGAACTGCATCGCGCCGGGGTTCATCACCACTGCCATGACCGACAAGCTCAACGATGAGCAGAAAGGCGCGATCATGGGGCAGATCCCGGCGGGCCGGATGGGCGATGCGGCGGAAATCGCCGCGGCTGCGCTATATCTTGCCAGTAACGAGGCTGGTTACACTACAGGAACCACCTTGCACGTGAACGGCGGGATGGCCATGATCTGA
- the fabD gene encoding ACP S-malonyltransferase, translating into MRAFVFPGQGAQVIGMGKALAEAYPASAAVFEEVDEALGEKLSALIWEGEAEELTLTANAQPALMATSMAAMRALEAEGVEVTAAKYVAGHSLGEYSALCAAGCLTLADTARLLRTRGKAMQAAVPVGEGAMAAILGLDFDAVEAVAKDASENGVCQAANDNDPSQVVISGTKACVEAACEIAKERGAKRAMLLPVSAPFHSELMGPAAEVMARALAEVDMVNPKVPLVTNVLAHATSNPTTIRSLLVEQVTGRVRWRESVQFMAHEGVTEIWEIGAGKALSGMIRRIDKEVATRAVGTPDEVTAAVESLNEE; encoded by the coding sequence ATGAGGGCGTTCGTATTTCCCGGTCAGGGCGCGCAGGTGATCGGCATGGGCAAGGCGCTGGCCGAAGCCTACCCGGCATCGGCAGCTGTTTTCGAAGAGGTGGACGAGGCGCTGGGAGAGAAGCTCTCGGCGCTGATCTGGGAAGGTGAAGCGGAGGAGTTGACGCTCACCGCCAATGCCCAGCCGGCGCTGATGGCGACTTCGATGGCCGCGATGCGGGCGCTGGAAGCCGAAGGCGTGGAGGTGACGGCGGCGAAGTATGTGGCCGGGCACAGCCTTGGCGAATATTCGGCGCTCTGCGCGGCGGGCTGCCTGACACTGGCCGACACGGCCCGGCTGCTGCGCACGCGCGGCAAGGCGATGCAGGCGGCGGTGCCGGTGGGCGAGGGCGCGATGGCCGCGATCCTCGGGCTGGACTTTGACGCGGTGGAAGCGGTGGCGAAGGATGCCAGCGAGAACGGCGTTTGCCAGGCGGCGAATGACAACGACCCGTCGCAGGTGGTGATCTCGGGCACCAAGGCCTGCGTTGAGGCGGCCTGCGAGATCGCCAAGGAGCGGGGTGCGAAGCGGGCGATGCTGCTGCCGGTTTCGGCGCCGTTCCACAGTGAACTGATGGGGCCTGCCGCAGAGGTCATGGCGCGGGCGCTTGCCGAGGTGGACATGGTGAACCCCAAGGTGCCGCTGGTGACCAACGTGTTGGCCCATGCCACGAGCAACCCGACGACGATCCGCTCGCTGCTGGTGGAGCAGGTGACGGGCCGGGTACGCTGGCGCGAATCCGTGCAGTTCATGGCCCATGAGGGTGTGACGGAGATCTGGGAGATCGGCGCGGGCAAGGCGCTCAGCGGCATGATCCGCCGGATCGACAAGGAAGTGGCGACCCGCGCTGTGGGAACGCCCGATGAGGTAACGGCGGCGGTCGAGTCGCTGAACGAGGAGTAG
- a CDS encoding cytochrome b/b6 domain-containing protein — protein sequence MPLANTSSSYGTIAKSFHWITALLVLALWPLGWFANSWPYDTQEAFDTKWLLFSLHKTLGVALFIIALARIGWTLTQPHPRHLGENRVESLAASTIHWLLYGSIIALPITGWIEHAASEGYAPILWPFGQDLPFIPKDVPLAVAFAHMHVALTWVILGAIGLHIAGALKHTVIDRDGTLARMWFSRKTPPTPPEGKPHGALPALLATAVLAAALVFPFVTGEEQSQAPVAAAEVSTEAPAAAESPAEGPIWTVQSGTIGLSITQMGSAVSGSFPDFTATIAYDPEAPGPQKGQADVTIDIATLALGSVAAQAQGPDYFDSAQHPTATYSGPIVEAEDGTLTVDGTLTIKGHAASVALPFTLTIEGDTATASGTTTLDRRTFHVGDSMTDEGSLAFPVEISIEITATR from the coding sequence ATGCCCCTCGCCAATACTTCCTCCAGCTACGGCACCATCGCCAAGAGCTTCCACTGGATCACCGCCCTCCTCGTCCTCGCCCTCTGGCCGCTGGGATGGTTCGCCAACTCGTGGCCCTACGATACGCAGGAGGCCTTCGATACCAAGTGGCTCCTGTTCTCCCTGCACAAGACCCTTGGCGTCGCGCTCTTCATCATCGCGCTGGCCCGCATCGGCTGGACCCTGACCCAGCCCCACCCGCGCCACCTTGGTGAGAACCGGGTCGAGAGCCTCGCGGCCTCCACCATCCATTGGCTGCTCTACGGTTCCATCATCGCCCTGCCGATCACCGGCTGGATCGAGCACGCCGCCTCCGAGGGCTACGCCCCCATCCTCTGGCCCTTCGGCCAAGACCTCCCCTTCATCCCCAAAGACGTGCCCCTCGCCGTCGCCTTCGCCCATATGCATGTGGCGCTCACATGGGTCATTCTCGGCGCGATCGGCCTCCACATCGCGGGCGCCCTCAAGCACACGGTCATCGACCGGGATGGCACCCTCGCCCGCATGTGGTTCAGCCGCAAAACACCGCCGACCCCGCCCGAGGGCAAGCCCCACGGCGCCCTGCCCGCCCTGCTCGCCACCGCCGTTCTCGCCGCCGCCCTGGTCTTCCCCTTCGTCACCGGCGAAGAGCAGAGCCAGGCACCCGTTGCCGCCGCAGAGGTCTCAACCGAGGCGCCCGCAGCAGCCGAAAGCCCCGCCGAAGGCCCGATCTGGACCGTCCAATCCGGCACCATCGGCCTTTCTATCACCCAGATGGGCAGCGCCGTCTCGGGCAGCTTCCCCGACTTCACCGCCACCATCGCCTATGACCCCGAGGCCCCCGGCCCGCAAAAGGGCCAGGCCGATGTCACCATAGATATCGCCACCCTCGCCCTCGGCTCCGTCGCCGCCCAGGCCCAAGGGCCGGACTACTTCGACAGCGCCCAGCACCCCACCGCCACCTACTCCGGCCCCATCGTCGAGGCCGAGGATGGCACCCTCACCGTCGATGGCACCCTCACGATCAAAGGCCACGCCGCCTCCGTGGCGCTCCCCTTCACCCTCACCATCGAGGGCGACACCGCCACCGCCTCGGGCACCACCACGCTCGACCGCCGCACCTTCCACGTCGGTGACAGCATGACAGATGAAGGCTCCCTCGCCTTCCCCGTCGAGATCTCCATCGAGATCACTGCCACCCGGTAA
- a CDS encoding YceI family protein: MKSHFLGAAVAVATTAPLFAETEKYALDASHSQIVFTYDHFGFSTTTSMFSGFDGEIMWDKEDPAASSVTVSFPEASLITGWDERTEHFMSGDFFGADAGEDVSFASTGIEVTGEDTALITGDLTINGVTKEVVLDAKLNGQTDSHPMAGVPWAGFSATTTLVRSDFNLGAFAPMVSDEVAVEISIEAGKAE; the protein is encoded by the coding sequence TTGAAATCCCACTTCCTTGGCGCTGCTGTCGCCGTTGCCACCACCGCCCCGCTCTTTGCCGAGACCGAAAAATACGCGCTGGACGCCAGCCACAGCCAGATCGTCTTCACATACGACCACTTCGGCTTCTCGACCACGACCTCCATGTTCTCCGGTTTTGACGGCGAAATCATGTGGGACAAGGAAGACCCGGCAGCCTCCAGCGTGACCGTGAGCTTCCCTGAAGCCAGCCTGATCACCGGCTGGGACGAGCGCACCGAGCACTTCATGAGCGGTGACTTCTTTGGTGCGGATGCGGGCGAGGACGTGAGCTTTGCCTCCACCGGGATCGAAGTGACCGGCGAGGATACCGCGCTGATCACTGGCGATCTGACGATCAACGGCGTGACCAAGGAAGTCGTGCTGGATGCCAAGCTGAACGGCCAGACCGACAGCCACCCGATGGCCGGTGTGCCGTGGGCGGGCTTCAGCGCCACCACCACGCTGGTGCGCAGCGACTTCAACCTCGGCGCCTTCGCCCCGATGGTGAGCGATGAGGTTGCCGTTGAGATCTCGATCGAGGCCGGCAAGGCCGAGTGA
- the rpsF gene encoding 30S ribosomal protein S6, whose amino-acid sequence MPLYEHVFISRQDLSGAQAEGLIEHFSSVLGDNGGKVVEHEYWGVKTMAYKINKNRKGHYAFLRTEAPAPAVQEMERLMRLHDDVMRVLTIKVDEHAEGPSVQMQKRDEREPRRERR is encoded by the coding sequence ATGCCGCTCTACGAGCATGTCTTCATTTCGCGCCAGGATCTCTCCGGCGCCCAGGCCGAAGGCCTGATCGAACACTTCTCCTCCGTCCTCGGTGACAACGGCGGCAAGGTCGTCGAACACGAGTACTGGGGCGTGAAGACCATGGCCTACAAGATCAACAAGAACCGCAAGGGGCACTACGCCTTCCTGCGCACCGAGGCCCCCGCGCCCGCCGTGCAGGAAATGGAGCGCCTGATGCGTCTGCATGACGATGTGATGCGCGTCCTGACCATCAAGGTCGACGAGCACGCCGAGGGCCCCTCCGTGCAGATGCAAAAGCGTGACGAGCGCGAGCCGCGCCGCGAGCGCCGTTGA
- the rpsR gene encoding 30S ribosomal protein S18 encodes MATKPFFRRRKVCPFSGENAPAIDYKDTRLLQRYISERGKIVPSRITAVSAKKQRELARAIKRARFLALLPYAVK; translated from the coding sequence ATGGCTACCAAACCGTTTTTCCGCCGTCGCAAGGTCTGCCCGTTCTCCGGTGAGAACGCGCCCGCCATCGACTACAAGGACACCCGTTTGCTTCAGCGCTACATCTCCGAGCGCGGCAAGATCGTGCCCTCCCGCATCACCGCAGTCTCGGCCAAGAAGCAGCGTGAACTGGCCCGCGCCATCAAGCGCGCCCGCTTCCTCGCCCTGCTGCCCTACGCCGTGAAGTAA
- the rplI gene encoding 50S ribosomal protein L9, which produces MEIILLERVAKLGQMGEVVNVKEGYARNYLLPQGKALRANEDNIARFENEKAQLEARNLETKKEADALGAKLDGETFIVIRSASDAGSLYGSVTPRDAADAATAAGYTVDKRQVALAAPIKELGLHTVHVVLHPEVEVSITLNVARSEEEAELQASGKSIQELAAEEEAAAEFEISELFDDIGQAANEDFGDEPSPAAEAVEEAEGDDEENN; this is translated from the coding sequence ATGGAAATCATCCTGCTCGAACGCGTCGCCAAGCTCGGCCAGATGGGCGAAGTGGTGAACGTCAAAGAAGGCTACGCCCGCAACTACCTGCTCCCGCAGGGCAAGGCGCTGCGTGCCAACGAAGACAACATCGCCCGCTTTGAAAACGAGAAGGCCCAGCTCGAGGCCCGCAACCTCGAGACCAAGAAAGAGGCCGACGCTCTCGGCGCCAAGCTCGACGGCGAGACCTTCATCGTGATTCGCTCCGCCTCCGACGCCGGTTCGCTCTACGGCTCCGTCACCCCGCGTGACGCTGCCGATGCCGCCACCGCCGCCGGGTACACGGTCGACAAGCGTCAGGTCGCGCTCGCCGCGCCGATCAAGGAGCTTGGCCTGCACACCGTGCACGTGGTGCTCCACCCCGAGGTGGAAGTCTCCATCACGCTCAACGTGGCCCGCTCTGAAGAAGAGGCCGAGCTTCAGGCCTCCGGCAAGTCCATCCAGGAACTCGCCGCCGAGGAAGAAGCCGCTGCCGAGTTCGAAATTTCCGAACTCTTCGACGATATCGGTCAGGCCGCCAACGAAGACTTTGGTGACGAGCCCTCCCCCGCTGCCGAAGCGGTGGAAGAGGCCGAAGGCGACGACGAAGAAAACAACTGA
- a CDS encoding lytic transglycosylase domain-containing protein: MTTRRAFIACLAALPLAACGGGSPEPASREAFDPPLYPQETPELRALINKYAAIHDIPRELIHRVCIRESTHNPKARNGPYYGLMQVLPQTARTMGHRGPPSELLDAETNLKYAGKYLKGAWLVSGGDIDEAIGWYARGYYYEAKRLGLLYETGLRT; the protein is encoded by the coding sequence ATGACGACTCGCCGCGCCTTTATCGCCTGCCTCGCCGCCCTGCCGCTCGCCGCCTGCGGCGGGGGCAGCCCCGAACCTGCCAGCCGTGAGGCATTCGACCCGCCGCTCTACCCGCAGGAAACGCCGGAACTGCGAGCGCTGATCAACAAATACGCGGCGATCCACGACATCCCCCGCGAGCTGATCCACCGGGTCTGCATCCGCGAGAGCACCCACAACCCCAAGGCCCGCAACGGTCCCTATTACGGGCTGATGCAGGTGCTGCCGCAAACCGCGCGCACGATGGGCCACCGCGGCCCGCCCTCCGAATTGCTCGATGCCGAGACCAACCTGAAATACGCGGGCAAGTACCTCAAGGGCGCCTGGCTCGTCTCCGGCGGCGATATCGACGAAGCGATCGGCTGGTATGCCCGCGGCTATTACTACGAGGCCAAGCGCCTCGGCCTGCTATACGAAACAGGTCTCAGAACCTGA